The Ahaetulla prasina isolate Xishuangbanna chromosome 3, ASM2864084v1, whole genome shotgun sequence genome window below encodes:
- the TSPAN1 gene encoding tetraspanin-1, producing the protein MSCFTFLKVMMILFNLAIFLGGAALLGIGIWVSVDSKSFLNIFGAISASVLQFVHVGYLLIAIGVVLFLLGFLGCCGAQKESKCLLITFFSIILIIFIIEVAGAVVALVYTSLAQTLLQATVAKLLKDDYGKDSPLTEAWNVTMTELKCCGLSNYTDFNNSYFYKASKHFYPGQCCNSSILSVSGTTCNETLAENSAVKGCFDQMLTEIRRNAAVVGGVAAGIGALEIGAMAVAMYLYCKMDEK; encoded by the exons ATGAGCTGCTTTACATTCCTGAAGGTCATGATGATTTTGTTTAACCTGGCCATATTT CTTGGCGGAGCAGCGCTGCTGGGCATTGGGATCTGGGTTAGTGTTGACAGTAAATCCTTCCTCAATATATTTGGTGCGATATCCGCCAGTGTCCTCCAATTTGTGCACGTTGGTTACCTCCTCATTGCCATTGGAGTTGTTCTGTTCCTGCTGGGTTTCCTAGGATGCTGTGGAGCTCAGAAAGAGAGCAAGTGCCTTCTGATCACG TTCTTCAGTATTATCCTGATCATCTTCATAATTGAAGTTGCTGGTGCGGTGGTAGCTTTGGTTTACACATCACTC gcACAGACTCTATTGCAAGCAACAGTGGCAAAATTACTAAAAGATGACTATGGGAAAGATAGCCCACTTACTGAAGCATGGAATGTTACAATGACTGAG CTGAAATGCTGTGGTTTATCAAATTACACAGACTTTAATAACTCCTATTTCTACAAGGCCTCAAAGCACTTTTATCCAGGGCAATGCTGCAATTCTTCCATCTTGTCTGTCTCTGGCACTACTTGCAATGAAACTCTAGCTGAAAACTCTGCAGTGAAG GGCTGCTTCGATCAGATGCTGACTGAAATTCGTAGGAATGCAGCTGTAGTGGGTGGAGTTGCAGCTGGAATTGGGGCCTTAGAG ATTGGAGCAATGGCAGTGGCAATGTACCTTTATTGCAAAATGGATGAAAAGTGA